In Aspergillus fumigatus Af293 chromosome 2, whole genome shotgun sequence, a genomic segment contains:
- a CDS encoding hydroxymethylglutaryl-CoA lyase has translation MAFRPRLNLFSTFRAAPPARLFATEARLTSDHVRIVEVGPRDGLQNEKKSIPLETKLQLIEKLAKTGVTTIEAGSFVPAKWVPQMASTAEICEHLLRSPPQSQHAIAYNYLVPNVKGLESLIKVMDATCSTAETPGSATKPPTTTEISLFAAATEAFSKANTNCTIAESLERIRPIVALAKTKDIRVRGYVSVALGCPYEGPDVPPSKVADITATLLEMGADEVSVADTTGMGTAPRTLELLQALKAAGIANTDLALHFHDTYGQALVNTIVGLEHGIRIFDSSVGGLGGCPYSKGATGNVSTEDLIHTLHGLGMHTGINLEEMSKIGSWISSELGRFNESRAGKAILARIQEQ, from the exons ATGGCTTTCCGACCGAGATTGAATCTCTTCTCTACCTTTCGAGCTGCTCCACCTGCTCGACTCTTCGCGACAGAGGCGCGGCTAACCTCGGACCATGTTCGCATTGTTGAAGTAGGTCCACGAGATGGTCTACAGAACGAAAAGAAATCTATACCGCTTGAGACGAAGCTGCAGCTCATCGAGAAGTTGGCGAAGACGGGAGTGACGACCATTGAGGCGGGATCTTTCGTACCTGCAAAATGGGTTCCACAG ATGGCTAGCACTGCAGAAATCTGTGAGCATCTGCTCCGATCACCGCCCCAGTCGCAGCATGCTATTGCTTATAATTACCTGGTACCGAACGTCAAGGGGCTTGAGTCTCTCATCAAGGTTATGGATGCGACGTGTTCTACAGCAGAGACACCAGGCTCAGCTACCAAGCCTCCAACAACTACTGAAATCTCACTCTTCGCTGCAGCAACTGAAGCATTTTCCAAAGCCAACACCAATTGTACCATTGCAGAGTCACTCGAGCGGATCCGCCCCATCGTAGCGTTGGCCAAGACGAAAGATATCAGGGTCAGAGGATATGTTTCTGTGGCGTTGGGCTGCCCATATGAAGGTCCAGATGTTCCCCCCTCCAAAGTCGCGGACATCACGGCTACACTTCTTGAAATGGGCGCTGATGAAGTGTCGGTTGCCGACACCACTGGTATGGGAACGGCTCCACGGACACTTGAGCTCCTGCAAGCACTCAAGGCTGCCGGTATCGCAAACACAGATCTGGCACTTCATTTTCACGATACGTACGGCCAAGCCCTCGTGAATACCATAGTGGGCCTGGAGCACGGCATTCGGATATTCGACAGCAGTGTCGGAGGTCTCGGTGGCTGCCCTTATTCTAAGGGTGCTACTGGCAATGTATCGACCGAAGATCTTATCCACACGCTGCATGGACTTGGCATGCATACTGGAATCAACTTGGAAGAGATGTCCAAGATTGGCTCCTGGATTAGCAGCGAGCTGGGCCGGTTCAATGAGAGCCGGGCGGGAAAGGCAATTCTTGCGAGAATTCAGGAACAGTGA
- a CDS encoding succinate dehydrogenase assembly factor 4 — protein MAFFFVPRRVFVRSSSGLRISSRSFSCFSVLRNDKPAFAFGRGPAPPRLPKEEQELFEELQRRSTGAFSTPRAPPKVNQSPHSQPAAEGKPEFKAMGKGEELHPDLRGGLKPEFEGEKNPKTGEVGGPKNEPLRWGADGDWSYGGRVTDF, from the coding sequence ATGGCTTTTTTCTTCGTACCTCGCCGGGTATTCGTACGCTCCAGCTCTGGTCTCCGTATATCCTCCCGGTCGTTCTCATGTTTCTCCGTTCTTCGGAACGACAAGCCGGCTTTCGCCTTCGGCCGCGGCCCGGCTCCTCCAAGGCTACCGaaggaagagcaagagctcTTTGAAGAACTTCAAAGACGATCGACTGGCGCATTTAGTACGCCTCGCGCCCCGCCCAAAGTCAACCAGTCACCACATTCGCAACCTGCCGCTGAAGGAAAGCCTGAGTTTAAAGCCATGGGCAAAGGAGAGGAACTTCATCCGGATCTGCGGGGAGGTCTCAAGCCTGAATTTGAGGGTGAGAAGAATCCCAAGACTGGAGAAGTGGGGGGACCCAAGAACGAGCCACTGCGATGGGGGGCGGATGGCGACTGGAGCTACGGTGGTCGTGTCACAGATTTCTGA